Part of the Oryzias melastigma strain HK-1 linkage group LG24, ASM292280v2, whole genome shotgun sequence genome, GGTaggttctggattttggccccctgtgtgattgagtttgacacccctgaccaATGAAGAACATCAGCCCTTTCATCACCTGATTGGTCTTCAAATTGTCAAAGGAAGTGTCATTTTtgtcaccaaaataaaactcatgAATGCATCAGTGATCCATGTTGGATTTATTTACATATAGTTACTTCCTCGAActcattctgttttgtttttgctgaggTGAAAGTGTCACTCACtctttcataaaatatttttaaaaacttgaaggaatCACACTAAACCAGAGCACCAACCGGTTTGTCGCTGAGGGAGGTGTCTGTTAAAGATTAACCTGTGGAATGGAGGCAGAAAGAAGACACTGGGTGCGGCTCCCTGAACCCATCCCTGCATTCTTGTCCTCCCTCTTTCCTCTGCTGTCATTGGTCACCTTTACGCCTACTTTCTCTTTCCCTGGGCGAGCGTGCCGCGGTCGGACATCTCCGGTTCTCTGCACTCCTTTGTTGCCTGCCTGCCCCCCTCTAATGGGTTAACCGTGCACAACAGGATTTCTGGCACTGCTTTTGGAGAATACCCCTCCGCACGTACAACAAACCATTCCTTGTTCTGTAATGAGATATATTCTTTAAGAGCCCTGAGAGAACTGCACTACCCTGAAGGCGCTTTACACCATGTTACCAACTTCTACGAACATCCCCATCACAAGAACTTGAATGCACCCACCAGATCTCCACTTTATAATATCACTGAACTCTTCGTTGGCTCCGCCCTCCGCTGCGTCTCCATGTGACGCCATGGTGGTTGATTATTAATCCAGGTGAAATTAGGTGATGCACATCCAGGCCTCTTGGCAAACAGCGGCTTGGGTTTGTATCtgcaagcaaaaataaatctctaAATTAAAAAGCTGAAGGGAAGTGAATTTGAAACCTAAAGTTCTACAAATATGCGTTTGTCCATCAAACCAAATgagtactttcaaaataaaacccacacgTGGCCCAGTTATGAAGTGAAAGCATTCATCCTGCATCCTGTCATTAAAATAGACAGCATCCACTCAGGAATAACCTGCTTTTTACCATGAAAGGACTTTTCTGCAGGTTAAAcaagagaagctgcagcttttgGAGGATGACGTAAGCCCCTCCCCAAATAtaacaaatgttaattttgtttaatttcagtTCCTCTCTTTGACAGGACACTGTTACAGTcaaacaggaacaaaaacacaatctgtTAGTGTGATGTAGGATGTTTGTATATTTCAAAATAGCTGTTATGAcgaatttttaattattatcttttgatttatatgaattttgaacgcagatattttcaaaataaagttccaaCTTGGAGATTTGCTGCTTAAACGTTTTAGAAAATATGTTTCTATGatattctaattaaaaaacctcaaatgAACACACTTTTTCTTGAAATTGGATGTCATAAGTTCTGGTTCCGAATGTTTTATGGATCCAAGACTCACCTCCACTTCTGATACCAAAAGGTCAGGAGACAAAACTAATCCAAATGTGTAGAAAACTCAGCCTGGATGTGGATAATATTCCCTATGAAGGTCACTAAAGGCATTTCAGCGGCACTTTTCCTGAAAGTTGAATCGGACTTCTCATAGGAGCGCCGTCCTCGCTCGAGCACATCCACGTTTCCACCCAGGCGGCGCCGCCGGCTTCAAATTTCTCCCCCGATATGTGTCCAAAAACCAAAACGTAGATGCGGCATTTCACCGATGAACCCCCAAGCAGGTCCAGCAACTTTGTTGTTACTGCTTTTCTTGACTTTCCCCCTGTTGCATGAACCAGCTGTAAAGCTGCGGATTTGTCTCCGCGCGGCGGAACAGCTGCGGCGATGCGTTCAGAGGAAAATCCGACCTTCCTGTTTCTACCAAACGAgtcacttaaataaaacaaaacactatcaattgacttttatatatttgttattcaCAAACAACTTTACATACAAgtgaaaaaatagcaattttatttgaagaacGAAACTTTTGTGCCCTTGGATAATATTTTCCCTACCGTTTTCTGGGTCATTGAAAGCAGCACGTTTTCATTGAAAAACTCCCCACGTAGCAGCTGTTTTTGATGAAACCTTTACTGCGCAGGCTCCACCGGAAGTCCTTTGTCTACAACGGGTAACTTGATCATCCAGAAACGCTCCCGCAGGCTATAAAAGTTTTCCTGATTTAGAGATGGAAACATGGCGCGATGGCCGTCACGTGATGCGACACACAACAGTagaaacaactttatttataaagctttagtttacaataaaagatcaataaacaacataaatatcTAAACAATATCAAGTGATTTAATCGAATTTGTTGCAATAtagcttcattattttttgtagtttcaaCTGCATTTAAAAGGCAGGAGGGGAATtacttcaaaattaaattacttaagtaaaaaataaaaatagtaatttaacTTGTAACTATCAACTTagaatacatatttttacttttttcattaaaagtgggaaacaaaaactgaataaaaaccaacactcttttatttgttgtcttaaattttgaattaaaatagcctaaaatataattaaataaaagtaagactGCTTATTCTTTATTGACATatacaaaattaataaataatacacaAACAGCATATAAATAGTAAAAGATCATCTGCAAATTACAAACGCTTGCTAATTTTTGCAAATAAGATaggaataaacaaaataaatattgtttattattattatttattctacTTCTGACAAAAACACGgtataaaaagtcaaaaaagattaactaaactcaaaattgcagttgaacttgtaaacaaacattATCTTCTGGGTTTAGAGCGCCCTCTATTGGGCTTACGTTGCACTTACTTCCTACTTTAAAATTGCTTTCTTTAGGAATgatattaaatacattaaatttctCAGCAACACAAAAATGTCGAATACAGTTTAGTTAATAACCagataaattaattttttaattgttttttttttcaagaattatATTGATGGCTCGGTATAAAGccgcaaaacttaaaaaaataataataattacatatCAAATGTAATTAGCTGATAATAGtgtaagtaagaaaaaaatgtaaatgtcaaaACACGCACTGAAGAATGTTGTGTTGCAGCTATACACCCAGAAGGGTTTCCGTTTTCCCCTACGTAATCAAACACATAGTTCGTAATGCTGCAAGATAAAATATTATAGTTGTTATATTATAATGTATCTTcgactaaatatatatatatatatttttgttggtgattaaaaaaagaaactaccaGGAGTGGGGTTCGAACCCACGCGGACATATGTCCATTGGATCTTAAGTCCAACGCCTTAACCACTCGGCCATCCTGGTATATACACAATTCAATGCGCGTACACACGGTACAAAACCTTTAATACACAAATATTGacgttatttatttttgctcttttttccttattttttgataaatgcttCATGCGTTTAAACTACAGCGTCACTTTATGTTATGTTTAGAGAGACTGGATATGCTCTGGTGCTGCTAGCAGTTAGCAACATGTACCACGCAGGACACAAaccccttctttttttaaactaatttaaatattaagtGTCCACTTTTATACGCATACACACTCGCAAGAGTGACATATGATTGagtgctttttaaaaagctcagTTATTATTCGCATGTTGCTAGAAACACAGTCCTATTACCACATCTACTGAGTTAGCTCATGCTAGTAAGAAGCAGAAGTTACAACGAAACAGTTCCCGAGCTGCACCGCTTGAGCACCAAGCATCGGTTACAACGAAACTTCATCCAAAATATGGTCATCCGTAAAGCAAAACAAGGTTAAAAGACACTAAATATTATCCGCGGATTCACGCAGCCGTGAATTACCAAATAAGGTCCAAGGAGCTGCAGAGACTCGATACTAAATATGTCTACCCCACGCTTTGTGCCCAGACTGGAAGGAGGTTTAAAGTAGATTAATAACTGGACGATTTTCCTCACTATAATTTCCCTAAAGTAGTTTCGTTTGAGTGAGATGGTTACACATCCTACAGGGGCGTGTTTTGTCACAACTTTATGCAAAATCCGtcatagaaacttttttttttaaattaaactttatacTAACCGTGTATTTAAACACAAAGTAATTCGAAAtctcaataaaaatgaattgtctGATTAAGTGACTGAAGTAGATTAATTCATgctctttattttcattcatttccatgCATGatggtgtttgtgtttgtggctGATCTGATAGCAAACCGGTTTTGCACCAGGACAATAaagcattcatttttaaaagaacagCAGCACAATGTTAATACTCAGACTAGTTACTATATAAGTTAAACAAACTCATacttaagtttgttttaagtacacttttttaaagctaaaaccaAGATAGTATACTCATTAAAGATACACTTTACAAGTTCATATGTAAAAGTTCATGTTAAGTATAATTACTTAAAATTATACGAcaagtctaaatatatttagcctatatttgttaaaaatatattttacacagCATTAAAAAATTGAGTAGTTCTTGGGATATTTCCAGtatactaaaaatatattttttatacacaaatcagtttattacttgtaaactaaaagaaaagaaaaaactaaaaagctaaattaaatctACTTCAAAGTGTACTTTCATAAACGTAAAGTAGAAGTTTATTGTCTGTAAGCTAACAGTGTACCAGAAAGGttacttttagtttactttcATAAACTTATATTAAACTTCAAGTTTACTGCCAATAAACTGATAGTATACTAGAAAGGTTACTTATAAGTCAAATTTTTATGAACTAAAAGTGGGTCAATTTAGAACTAAGAAGTGTACTTGTTAGTAAACTGCCAGTATACTTTTTGAGTGTACTTAGTACACTTTTCTATACTTAAGTATATTTTCAAACATATATTTGAAgaatacttatttttggtaaggggGGACTTCAATATACCCATAAAAGTAACTCACATTGTgtctctttggttaaaaaaaacaactttaaagtaaaaagtaagtaagtcttaaagaaaaaatagtaaattaactcaaactttattcaagttttttttgtgtttaccacagaaaatcaaccCCAGATAGATGAATTCATATATgataatgtatgttttttatgcattttaaggGGGATATATAACTTTAACACCCAAGACTTGTCCCCCCTGATATTTGACCTGCACCCCATGGTCAGGCTGGCTAAATCGGAGCCTGTTCTGGTCTGAATAACAGTGGGCTGCATATGTCTCTTTTGTATTAAAGTCAGCGTCTGAACTTGATATGTTATACATGTTATATGtgcacaaattatgtttttaatttaggttTGCACAAATACCCACATCTATGAAGGTGCTCAAATGAAAGTTggaaacaagaaataaaaaaacaaacacgttAGAATGTTaggaaaatatcattttcttCTCTTGTTTTCAAGTGACTGGAAATTACAATTATTACAAAGGCATTTATGTagaatcaaaacataaaaaaggtacATTTTCCATGTTTGTCTACAAAAATAAGCAGATGAAAacgaaaaatgtaattttagacaACCTTCACCTCAAGGATGACAATCAACATACATCAATCTGTTCATTAAATTCACAAttgatctattgtgaaagcatttccaattgtcttttaattatgatggcaaaattaaaaaaactgtcatttttttagtcacattttCTCTCCAGAGCGGCTGGATCAGCccgccttcatttcccatcatgcctttgtttacacgctctctcCCTAGCTTACGGCTCCTCACATCTTAACCTAACATGACTGGAACATCGGAGCTATccatccaggaaaacaaagacgtccatGGATCGATTTATCTACCAacagcatgttttcatctgctcttgattcacaactatttaaataaataaatatttaaaaatacagttttgatcttaattttcttaatgtatgtccacaagaaaatcacaattttcattggattggtACTAAAATTAAGCTAATCTTTGTTGCTTTCCAAGTTTTCCTTGGCCACAAAGTTTTTTGCAATAGATGCAggtaatttttaaacttttgaattgTCTGTAAAACTTATGTCAGATCGacttaataataaataaagtctaGGTGTTGTTCCAGCAAGGTAGACATGGGCAACATTGCAAACAcgggtttttctttttgtatctTAAGGCCACTTTGAATTTATTATCAGCTGTCTCAATGTGTTCCTCAGTTTTTCCCACATATGTCTCAATGCTGTTCAGCAGAGCTCCCTGCTCTTCCACCAGCACAGccatttgcaaaaacatttcatgGATTTCCTTCAGCCTGGCCTCCAAGTTCACCAGCTCCTTGTGTCTTGTTCTGATCTCGCACAGCGCCTTTCGGCACGACAGTGCACTTTGTGGCTGAACGCTCTGGCAGAGCTCTGTCCAGCCCTCTCCACCTTTATTCACCAGTTCGTTCAGCTGATCTTCATTGATGTCCTTCCCTATGAGGGTCGCCTGTCTCTGGATCCTCGTCCTGCAGATTTCCCTCTGCATCTCCTCTGCCCCGTTGTAGCGTTCCATTGCACTTCGAAAGGCAAAAGCGAGTGTGTCGTACTGAACACGAGCAATCCGACTAACGGCTGAGTTTCCACCTTCAAGTTTCTCCAACTCATTGGCACGATCCCCCAAAACCTGGATTCGGTTGTACACCAATTGCCCTCTGTGCTGGATCCCCTTGGCGATGGAATCCGAATCGCGCTTCAAAAGGGAGAATCGGCTCACAGAGGTTATATAGCGTTCGTTGTGGTCTTTCAGACGCCCCACTTCCAAGCTGAGCAAGGAGAGATCTTTGCGTATAGAGCTGGCCTCGTGGAGGACTTCTTCCATAGTGTTGGACCTCTCAAATATAACAGCCTCCAGAGGCAGAGACCCTTTGTCTACATCGTACTCGGGTACATAGCAGCCCGAGTCTTTATCATCCTCCTCCGCGATGGTTTTCAGTCTTTCCATCATGTCCCGCATTGTGGCTGAGGGTTTGCTGGAAAACAAGTCAGTGATTAGTTCGGGCATTCCACCAAAGAACGTATTGTCCAAGTTATGCAACAATGGTTAAAGCATTTTATCTTTCAGGAATGACAGCAGTCACAGTTCGACTGCTTACCGGAATGTTTGCTCGTAAGAGGAACAAGGAAGGACAAATAGTGTTCTTATTCATAAAAGTTgctgttttatctaaaaataagaacaagttACTAACAGGCTTCATCCCATGTGTCTTATTGTACCACTGTTTGATGTCTGAGCATTGAGAGGCTCTACAATCAGAccttaaacattttgataaagAAGCTATTTCTTTTCATCACTGTCATATCATaagtaaatacaaatttaaagctTATGAATTCCATTAACTACAGGGGTGTctaactcaatcgcacaaggggccaaaatcctaaacaccCCTAatgtcacgggccgaacaggataaacatttattgaacattctaaaactacatttttacaactttaaaactataactttataacataattatgaactatgtgacatataacattacctgcgataatgttagtgtgaatgctgtaagctgaatttggccgctaaagatgctagtgctgatagctgaagatgctaaaattgatagctaaaaacgctaaagctgaaagctgaaaatgctgaagctgatagccagctaatatattagctaaatggcaaattagccaaaaaaaaaaaaacaaaaaaaaaacttatgttagccaaaacagctagtatgtagctgaagaaatattagcctaactccaaaatagcctaaaaaaacttaaaaaaaagcctaaattagccaaaacagctagcatatagctgaaatattagctcaactccaaaatagcaaaaaaaaatctgccaaaacagtcctaaaaagctagcataatggcaatttttaaaactttaaaaccttaactttttaacataattatgaataatgaaaaggcaggaatattattccagaataaatcaatttaaaccttaaataactttgaatattttaccctccataaaaatatatttggtcaaaattatacaaattaaaaataagcacaagataatatcgggccattaataacaataaaataaaatgatctggagggccagatccggccccctggccttgactttgacacgtgatctaaCTGGACCTGCACCTCAACCGCTCTCATAATTTTTCAAAAGACTAGAAACTTCCAGAACAACAAGGGCGGCTGCAAGTGGAGACTATAAAGTCCAAATTTTGTCCAAAATATTTTCTCATATCTGTGAAAGGAGCCAATCTGTGGAACAGCCTCCCACCAACACATCATTTTTAACTAAAGCATCCatctttataaaacaaatacaattctggTTATCAGAGAAACAGCAGTGCAAACACATtgtgtaaaatatattatttgtcAAGTGTGTAATAGGAGTGTGGTTGAGTATATTTTCTACTTATTTTTAATGGTTATTAATGAATATCTACAGTTTTTAGCTTGTTACTCTtggtattttttaacttttttcagtaaaagctCCACTAGGGACAGGTGTTGGGAACTAGCCACGGCTTTAAACATTGTTAAACAAGCATCAGATTGTTCTAATGCAATGATCTATGTTCTTTaaacaatataataaataattgttGTTGCTCAAATGTCTAAgctcattttggagtttagatctTTAGTCAGATTGCACACACTTCATCCTTATGTCAAATTTGTTTGTACCCACATCTTTTCGGACATTTATATTCTCAAAGACAAAACTATCTTACCTTTTCTGACTCCAGAAACGAAAATTCTTTTCAGGTTATTATATAATTTAGTCCACTTGGCTCGACACTCTCTCCAGAAGCATCCTCCCGACCAAGGAAGTCTCGACTGTTTTCGGTTGTGTGCATGACCGCCACCCCTTCACAGGTGACATTCACAGTCCGTCCCACTGAAACACGACTGCTTCCTTATAGAAAGGCACCTTTTCCTTAAGTGACTCATTAAAGTAGGCAGTCCCATCAAGTGACGCAGACAGACACCGAGCCAACAAAtagacaaaatgttttcttggcAGATGATACCTGTGAGCAGATGTAGTCAGGGTGAGTTTGCGTTGTCGAGAATAAGGAAGTTATGATTAACACAATGATCTTCTGGAATTTCAAACAGGGACAACAATCAAGACAATTGCaagtgactttttattgttttgtgtaaCATACATGTAGACAGTCAAAGCAACATCATTGGAAATTAAGAACAGAAATGGCAAAATCTCAATAGTTAATCAAGGTTTTGTTGCTGTTCCCCTCATAAGACAAGGACCACTCTGA contains:
- the LOC118597855 gene encoding syntaxin-11-like codes for the protein MRDMMERLKTIAEEDDKDSGCYVPEYDVDKGSLPLEAVIFERSNTMEEVLHEASSIRKDLSLLSLEVGRLKDHNERYITSVSRFSLLKRDSDSIAKGIQHRGQLVYNRIQVLGDRANELEKLEGGNSAVSRIARVQYDTLAFAFRSAMERYNGAEEMQREICRTRIQRQATLIGKDINEDQLNELVNKGGEGWTELCQSVQPQSALSCRKALCEIRTRHKELVNLEARLKEIHEMFLQMAVLVEEQGALLNSIETYVGKTEEHIETADNKFKVALRYKKKNPCLQCCPCLPCWNNT